Within Micromonas commoda chromosome 9, complete sequence, the genomic segment CCAACggagcgacgccgacgctgTCGCACGTGTCCCCGAGCAAACACAGCCGTCGACCGGGCCTGTCgggtccgacgacgtcggcagGGTGTATCCACTCGCCCCCCGGCGTCCGCACCGATTCGCCGTTCTTGAGTCGCTGGTAATCGCGACCCGGCGGCAGACCCATCGACGCGCACTTATCCGCGTCGAGCCTCCCAGCCTGGTccggctcgtcgacgacgtagCCGAAGCACGGCACGGGGTGCCGAAGGGGTGCCGCGCGAACCACGATCGCGCCCTTctccccgccccgtccccccgGGTTGTTACTTCGCTCCCGGTGCACGGTCCAGTAGGGCAACTCCAGCGACCCGTCCCAAGCCCTCTGccacgcgtcgcgatcgcggaaATCGGGCGCAGCCGCGGCTCCGTTATCCGGCCAacgctcgccgaggaacaTGCGGCAcctggcgtccgccgcgaggtgcgtctgcgcggcgaacccgcgcgggtccgcgtcgtcgccggcgccgacgcccgcgacgccgttgcCGGGCGCGGTTAATTCCGTCACCACGAGGTTCAGCCCGAGCACGGTGCGAGAGCAACCGATGGCGGCTTTGACGTAATCGCAGATGCCGGGCGGGCCGGTGATGTGCAACGGTTCGGGTTCGCGGCCGTGCACGCGCTTGAGCTCGGCCCTGGCGCCGGACAAGGCGCAGATCAGACCCGGGAGGCCGAAGATGTGGTCGCCGTGCATGTGCGTGATGAAGATGCGCGTGATCTTGCTGTACTTGAGGTGCGAGCGCATGAGCTGGTGctgcgtcgcctcgccgcagTCGAAGAGCCATATCTCGTCCGTCAGGCGCAGCGCGTAGGAGCTCACGTTGCGCGTGAACGAGGGCGATCCCGAGGACGTTCCCAGGAACGTCACCTCCATGCCGCTAAAGTTGGaatcgccgtcctcgtcgatgccctcgccgccggagacgcgctcggcggggcGGCTGCTCATGACGCTCCTctgccgcgggcggggctTCGCATCGCGATCGCGGGGcttcgcatcgccgcgcggatcCTCCTTGGACGCGTCATCACCGCTCGGGGGCTCGGGCTCaggcgccgcggactcgacggcgactggcccgagcgcgacgagcctctcgatgagctcggccTTCTTCCCGTCCGAAGCctcgccccggcgcgtcAACTCCTCCCGCAGGTCGCCAACCTTGAACTTCTTGTTGAGGACGTTGACGACGTTCccgccggcctcggcgagcgcctcgttgACTCCGctggaagccgccgccgcgacgcgaagcgcgcggcggtgatgacgAGGCAGTGGGCGGCGGTTGTCGACGCGAATCGTGCCGGGGGGGGCGCGCGACAGACGCGAGGAcccgcacgcgcgccgcgtcgtcgcggatgcacccgcggtcaccgccacgcgcggcgccgcgtggacGTGACGATACGCTCCGCTCatcgcgtcgggggcgcgggttTTACCGCgcacgctcgcgacgccgccgataAAGTAGGGATGGGCGCTCGTGCGGCGAACGCTTTTTACGAGACGTGACCGGAATGCATAGGCTACAAAATAAATACGCAATCTAATGCCAAATTTATGCGTAGACGGTACGAGCATCCACGCAGGAAAACTTCACGGAAATGCCAAGCCACGGCTCGAGCACAAAAATACTCGAGCTGGGGTGCCGGAGGGGAACCTGCGTAGTGCTACGCACGGCGCAAACTCAGggggcgacgatggcgaaggGCGCCAAGCAAgacccgacgacgatgcgtcgcgcgggtcgtccgAGCGTGGAGCCCAGGAAGGGCCCGCCCTCGATGACCGGGTTCGCCGACCAGTCCGCGCGCCACAGGACCATGGCCCGCTCGCTGGTGCGCCCCGCCGTCCGTCCAAATCGCCGCTCGTGTTTTTAACAACGACGCCCCCTTCGCgaccctccg encodes:
- a CDS encoding predicted protein; this translates as MSGAYRHVHAAPRVAVTAGASATTRRACGSSRLSRAPPGTIRVDNRRPLPRHHRRALRVAAAASSGVNEALAEAGGNVVNVLNKKFKVGDLREELTRRGEASDGKKAELIERLVALGPVAVESAAPEPEPPSGDDASKEDPRGDAKPRDRDAKPRPRQRSVMSSRPAERVSGGEGIDEDGDSNFSGMEVTFLGTSSGSPSFTRNVSSYALRLTDEIWLFDCGEATQHQLMRSHLKYSKITRIFITHMHGDHIFGLPGLICALSGARAELKRVHGREPEPLHITGPPGICDYVKAAIGCSRTVLGLNLVVTELTAPGNGVAGVGAGDDADPRGFAAQTHLAADARCRMFLGERWPDNGAAAAPDFRDRDAWQRAWDGSLELPYWTVHRERSNNPGGRGGEKGAIVVRAAPLRHPVPCFGYVVDEPDQAGRLDADKCASMGLPPGRDYQRLKNGESVRTPGGEWIHPADVVGPDRPGRRLCLLGDTCDSVGVAPLAMGCDVLVHESTFSEAKHGEAVFKGHSTSAMAGEFARMIKARNLLLTHFSNRYGTANTRGDVPNNNGSAADHNAHRKVSPKDDDVDDDDVLPEEAPDDPKAAAAAESSLVEGLVREASRAKGDSRVVAASDFFSFNVQRRENFDEFDRAKGNREAVVEGPAVEPWLEDPGDARRRIDAELNGGGRGGGFGGGAGYGGGFYGGDRFGGDSYGGDRRGSTGGPRGGGGGRGQYQRGGGGGGRGGGGRGGYETRGGRDGPGGYRESRGGTSDRAGFSRDRERPRGFERAEDGSYQRRREVRGDKVQGGMGDYGVGLGADVGVDSAELMREFQNRNK